The Microbacterium sp. SORGH_AS_0428 genome contains the following window.
CGTTCAGCACACGCTTCACCGAGCTCGTCGGCGTTCCGCCAAGCGTCTACCGCACGCAGGACCCGCCGTTTCGCGAGGGGATGCTGCCGTGCATCGCCAAGCACCTCACACGTCCGGTCAGGAATCGAGAAGCGTGACGGATGCTCGGCGCCCTAGCGTGAGCGGCATGGACATCACGATTCACTCCAGCTTCCTGCCGCACACCGATCCGGAGGCGTCACTGGCCTTCTACCGCGACGTGCTCGAGTTCGAGGTGCGACTCGACGTCGGCTACGAACAGATGCGCTGGATCACGGTCGGGCCCGCCGGACAGCCCTCGACCGCCATCGTGCTGCACCCGGCGAGCGTGGGGCGCGACCTGTCGGACGAGGAGCAGGAGTTCCTGCTCGCGCTGATCGCCAAGGGCAGCTACTTCGGCGTGAACCTCGCGACCGACGATCTCGACGCCGTCTTCGCGCGCGTCGAGGCTTCGGGGGCCGATATCGTGCAGGAACCCATCGAGCAGGACTACGGGCTGCGGGATGCGGCGTTCCGCGATCCCGCGGGCAACCTCATCCGCATCCAGCAGAACAAGGAGCAGCAGGCATGAGCACAGGATTCTCCGCGCAGGAGCGCGAGGCCATGAAGCAGCGGGCGGCCGAGCTCAAGGAGATGAAGGGCGTGAAGGGCGCCGCCAAGCGGGCGAAGGAGTACGACGCCTGCCTCGAGGCCATCGACGCCCTCACCGGATCCGACCGCCAGATCGCCGAACGGCTGCACGTGATCGTCACGGAGGAGGCACCGGAGCTCGCACCCAAGACCTGGTACGGGTTCCCCTCCTACGCCAAGGACGACAAGGTCGTGGTGTTCTACCAGCCCGCCTCGAAGTTCGAGACCCGCTACGGCTCGATCGGCTTCAATGAGACCGCGGCGCTCGACGACGGCGAGATGTGGCCGACGTCGTTCGCCGTGCTGGAGATGACACCGGCGGCCGAGAAGACGTTCCGCGAACTCGTGCGTCGTGCCGCCGGCTGACGTCTCAGCGCCGCCTAACCTTCGTGGTGCCGACGCGGGGCGGGGAATAGCCTGACGGCGTGAGCGAATCCGCCGATTACGGGGTCCACCCCGACGAGCCGCACCGGCAAGGCCTGTCGCAGCGCCTGAACTGGTTGCGCGCCGGTGTGCTGGGCGCCAACGACGGGATCGTCTCGACCGCCGCCGTCGTGGTCGGCGTCGCGGGGGCCACCTCCGAAGTCGCCCCCGTCTTCCTCGCCGGCACGGCCGCTCTCGTCGGCGGCGCCATCTCGATGGCACTCGGCGAGTACGTGTCGGTGTCGAGTCAGCGCGACTCCGAGCGCGCGCTCATCGCGAAGGAGACGCGCGAGCTGCGCGAGCAGCCCGACGAGGAGTTCGAGGAGCTCATCGGGCTGTACCGGGCGCAGGGGCTCAGCGAGGAGACCGCGACCCGGGTCGCGACGGAGCTGACGGCGAAGGATGCGTTGAAGGCCCATCTGTCGGCGGAGCTGCACATCGACGCCGACGACGTGGTGAGCCCGTGGCACGCGGCCCTCGCATCCGCTATCGCGTTCTTCGTCGGTGCCCTGCTTCCGATGGCCACGATCCTGCTCGCGCCGCATCCGCTGCGCATCGCCCTGACCTTCATCGCGGTGCTCATCGCCCTCGCCGTGACCGGCTATGTCGCGGCGTGGATCGGCGGGGCGAACCGGCCCCGCGCGATCGCACGGACGGTGATCGGCGGCGCGCTCGCCCTCGTGGCGACCTACGCGGTGGGCAGCCTCTTCGGCACCACGGTCGGCTGATCTCTGCGGGGACCGGTACTGTCGGGGCAGTCGACCGAGGGGGAGAAGTGACCGCATCCGATCAGCCGATGCGCCGCCGCAAGCCGAAGCTGGATGCGTGGGGCACGACCGGTGTCGCCATGGCGGCGATCGCCATCCTGCCGACCCTCGGCATCTTCCTGATCGGCTTCATCCCCGACATGAACCCCATCTGGTGGCTGGGGATCCTGCTCATCCCGATGCTCGCCGTCATCGGCGCGGCCGTGCTGCTCCTGGGCGTCGTCGGCGCGGCCGTCGGCGCGCGGCGCGACACCTCCTACGGACTGTCGGTCGCCTCGATCGTGCTCGGCATCGTGATGATCGCCCCCATCGCCTGGCTCTGGTTCAGCGGCGCCTGACGGGGCTCCCCCGCATCCGTCTGTCGGAGATTCGCGCGAATGTCGGAGGATCCCCGCCGGATCCTCCGACCGGAGCGCTTTTCTCCGACGCAGACGTGCGCGCGGCCCCCGTCAGCCGGCCGTCAGTACTCGGTCCGGTCCCGGCGCTCCGGCGCGGATGCGGGCGAGGGCGCACAGGCCGAGGGCGATCGCCGCGATCGCGGTCAGCACGCTGGTGCCCGCCGCGAGCAGCAGCACGATCGCCGCGAGCCCCAGCAGCACCGCGTGACAGATGTGCGCGACGGATGCGGTGGGTCGCGGCATCCGGCGCCGTTCGAGACCCGCCAGCGCCCACGCCACGACGGCCGTCAGCGACAGCGCGACGACGAACCACGGCACGCGGGTGAGCCACCACGCCGGGCTCGAGGGGTCGGGCAGTTCGAGCCCCGTGGTGAGGGCGACGAGCGCCGACGCCCCGGCCATCGCGAGCAGCACCGGCATGTGCCAGAGGTAGATGGTCATGGTGCGGGCCGTCACGAATCCGGTGAACGCCGCCACCGCCGGACGCCGACTCGCCGCGGCGAGCGGTGCGCGAAGGAGTGAGAGCAGCGCGGTCTGGGCCGTTCCCACCAGCAGCAGCGCGACGGTGGGCGGGTTGAGGTTCTCGTAGAGATCGGGCGAGAAGACGCCGCCGACCATGCTCGCCGCCAGAACGGCGACCGCCACGACGCCGATGCCGACGCGGGTGCGGCGGCGCAGCGCGTCGATCGTGCCGTCGGCCATCACGAAGCCGAGCTGCTGCAGCGCCAGCCACACGAACGCGAGGTTGAGCATGCCGATGGCGTCGATGCCGGTGGCCGCGCGCATCGCGTCGACGGCACCCGCGGCGGCGACCAGCAGCAGGATCGTCCGCAGCGGTGCGCGCTCGTGGGCGGCGAGCAGCGCGGGAAGCAGCGCCTGGCACAGCAGGAACACGGCGAGGAACCACAGCGGCTGCGCGTATCGGAAGCCGGCGATGCGCACGAGCTCGCCGTCGACGCCGGCGGCCAGGAGCGCGGCGAGCGCGACGGCGACGACCGCGAAGGTGAGAAGCGCCGGCACGAGCAGGCGATGTACGCGCGCAGCCACGAAGGCGCCTGCGGTTCCGCCGGTTCGACGCATCCGTCGATACGCGAGCGCGCCCGCGTAGCCCCCGATCACGAAGAACAGGGGCATGATCTGCGCGACCCAGGTCAGCGGGGCGAACCAGGCGGTGCCCTCGGCGGCGTTCGCGAAGACGGGGCCCGCGGGCGTCACGGTGACGCCGACCATGACCGCGTGCAGGAGCACGACGATGACGACGCAGATCGCGCGTGCGAGATCGATCCCGGTGTCGCGGCCCGCGGCGGATGCGGTCGCCGTCCGCGGTGCGGTGAGCGTGATGACCATGCGTCCTCCTCGAGTGGGTCTCGAGAAGGCTATGGATGCGGCCCGTGCTGCGGCATCACTCCCAGGGGTCGTCCTACCCCCTACCCCGGGGTGAGATTCAGGATGCGGGCTCGGCGAGGCCCGCGTCGTAGGCGAAGATCACGGCCTGCACGCGATCGCGTGCGCCGATCTTGCCGAGCAGCTTGCCCACGTGCGTCTTCACGGTCTGCTCCGCGATGAACAGCTCGCTCGCGATCTCGGTGTTCGACATGCCCTTCGCGAGCAGCACCAGCACCTCGCGCTCCCGGTCGGTCAGCTCCGCCAGCTGCGCTCCGCCCCGCGGCGCGCGCGGCTTCTGCGTCGCGAACTGCGAGATCAGACGCCGCGTGACGCGGGGCGAGAGCAGGGCGTCTCCGGCGGCGACGACCCGGACGGCCTGCACGAGCTCCTCGGGCAGTGCGTCCTTGAGCAAGAAGCCGCTCGCGCCCGCCTGGAGGGCGTCGTAGACGTAGTCGTCGATGTCGAACGTGGTCAGCATGAGGATGCGCGGCACGTGTGCGGCGGGGTAGGCCGGCCCGAGGATGCGGCGGGTCGCCGCGATCCCGTCGAGCTGCGGCATCCGCACGTCCATGAGGATGACGTCGGGATCGAGACGTGCTGCCAGCGCGACCGCCTCCTGCCCATCGGCTGCCTGCCCGACGACGCGGATGCCGTCCTGGGCGTCGAGCAGCGCGGCGAAGCCAGCGCGCACCATCGCCTGGTCATCCGCGATCAGCACGGTGATGCTCATGGGGACTCCTCGCCGGCGGTCGGCAGTGTCGCCGCCACCGTCCATCCTCCCGCGGGATCGGCGCCGACGGTGACCGTTCCGCCCAGCAGGGCGACGCGCTCGCGGATGCCGCGGAGCCCGTGACCCGCTCCGGACGCGTCGACCGTCTGCTCGGGCGACGTCGTGTTGTGCACGCGGATCGTGACCTGCCCGTCGCGCGCCTCGACCCTGACCTCGATGACCGCACCGGGAGCATGACGCACCGCGTTGCTCAGCGCCTCCTGCACGATGCGGTACGCGGCGATCTGCACGCCCGCGGGTGGCGGGGTCGTCATGACGGCGAGCGACAGGCCGACCTGCACGCCCGCGCGACGGACGCTCTCCACCAGGTCGGGAATGTCCGCCATCCCCTGCTGCGGCGCCAGCTCGGGGGCTTGCCCCTCTGTGCGCAGCACGCCCAGCAGTCGGCGCATCTCCCCCAGCGATGCGCGCGCCGACGCGGCGATGTCGTCGAACTCCTGCACCGTCTGCTCGGAGAGGTCGGCGAGGCGGTAGCGGGCCGTGGAGGCCTGCACCTGGATCACCGACATGCTGTGGGCGAGCACGTCGTGCAGCTCGCGGGCGATGCGGGTGCGCTCCTCGACGAGCATGCGCCGGGACTGTTCGGATGCGGTCAGCTCGCGCTCGCGGGTGAGCTGCTCGTTCAGCCGGATGCGGCCCGCCAGGAGCACTCCGATGAGCAGCACCGCGGTGGAGATCGACGCGGTCACGATGAGGTTCGCGGTGGCGGCGGGCGCCGCATCCGCGATGACGAGCGGCGCGACGAGCGAACCGAGGTTGCCGATGGCCCACGGCCATCGACCGAGTCGCCAGCCGTGCAGCGTCGTGATCACCAGGACGAAGACGAGGAAGGCGATCATCGCGGGCACCGACCACGGCCACGGCCACGCGCCGTCGTGCGGCACGGTCACCGTCAGCGGGAGCACGAAGGCCGTGACGCCGAAGACCGCGATGGCGGTGCGAGGGCGGGTGATGGAGATCCACGGCGCGGCGCACACTCCCGCGCCCAGGAGCATCGCAAGCGGCAGCGCGGTGCCGTAGAAGACGGCGTGCAGCGGCACGAGGACGCTGAACAGGGCGACGCCCGTGACGGCGAGCGCGACGAGCCCGAGGATCTGCGAGCGCGTGCGTGGCGCGGAGCGCGGGATCTCGGTCATGCTCTCAGTGTGGCCGACGCCGGCTCGTGCGCGATCGTCTCGGCCACGTCGCGTGCGCGGCGACGCAGCGCAGCGATGCGGTCGATGACGATGCCCACCCCGAGGGCGAGGACGACGCCGATCACGGCGCTCAGCACCGGCTGGTCGCCGAGCCACTGGCCGGCGAGGGTTCCGATGACGACGCTGTAGAGCGCCCAGCTCACGCCGGCGACGACGCTCAGCGGAGCGAAGCGTCGCCACGGGTATCCCAGCGCCCCGGCCGACATGTTCACGGCGACCCGCCCGACCGGGATGTAGCGGGCGCCCAGGATGAGCGGGGCACCCCGCGTGGTGAACGCCGCGCGAGCGCGCTCGAAGGCTCCCGCGACGCGGGGTCGCCGCATCCATCCGTACCGGCTCGTGCCGACCCTGCCACCGATCGCGTAGGCGATGTTGTCGCCGATCGCGGCGCCGAGAGCCGCCACGAGGCAGAGGGCGACGAGCGTAGGCACGTCTCCGGTGGCGGCGGCCACGGCGGCCGCGGCGACGAGCACGGTCTCGCTGGGCATCGGGGGGAAGAACCCGTCGATCACGGCCGCGGCGAACATGACCGGCAGCAGCCACGGCGAGGCGGCGGCCTGGAGGATGAGATCGGTGACGACGTCCACCCCTCGACGCTATGAATCGAGGCGACTGCCCCGCATCCCTCGGAAGTACCTCCCGCGTGATACCTCAGAGGGGTTCCTGCGCCGGTTGTCGCCCCCTCGGCTCCCGTCGGAGATTCGGCCCGATGTCGGAGGATTCCGGCCCGAACCTCCGACCGGAGGATGAATCTCCGACGCGCGAGCGCAGCGTCCGGCCGCGGCGGTCAGCCCGCCGCCACCCGCGCCACCTCGCGCGCGAGGTGCGGGTGCCACATCGCGCCCGTGGCGCTCATGACCGCATCCGCTCCCGCTTGTCGGTAGGCCAGATAGTCGGCGGGGCTCGTCACGCCGCCGGCGCCCACGATCGCGAAGTCGGCGTCGCGCAGTGCGCGGATGCGGGCGAGCCGGCAGGTCATCTCGAGTCCCGCCCACCGGATGGCGGCGCCGCACACGCCGGCGCTCTCGCGTCCGGGGCCGAGCGCGGGCGTTCCGGATGCGGTCACGAGCCGGGCGGGGATCGTGTTGACCGCCGCGTAGCCCGCCACGAACTCCGCGGTCGCGTCGACGAACCGTTCGAGGGCCGCATCCGAGTCGAAGTACGCGAGCTTGACGAGGAGAGGGACGTCGCCGATCTCGTCTTTCACGACGGCGAGGATGCGGCGCACGCGCGGCGTGTCGAAGCAGAGCAGGGATGCGGCGCCCTCGTTCGGGCACGACAGGTTGAGCTCGAGCACCGCGGCGCCGGTCTCGACGACCAGCCGGGCGGCACGGAGGTGATCGGCCACGAGCGCCAGTTCGCCGCCGGAGCCCCGGGTGCCCTGGAAGCTGCCGATGAGCAGCTGGCCGTCCCCCGCCGCGGCGACGGCCGCAGCCATGTCGGGTTGCCAGACGTCGGGATCGCGCGAGGGCACCCCGAACGAGTTGCTGATCGACAGCGGCTCGGTGAACTCGCCGTCCGCCCGGACGGTTCCGGCATCGCGGGTCAGGTCGCCGTCGACATGCACGGCGAGCACGTTCGGGAACGGGTTGCTGGAGTGCGCGCGCGTGCGCACCGTCTTGTAGACGGCGAGGTCGTACCCGTGCGCGAAGGCCGCCGCGACGAACCGCGCGTTCAGCAACGGCCCCGCGGGGATGCCGAACGGTGTGCCGACGGCCCGCCCGAGGAAGCTGTTCCCCGGGGCCGGAGGGGCCGCATCCGTCGCGGGTTCGGCGAATGCCCCGAACGGCCCGCGCGCGTAGTTCTGCTCGTAGGTCAGGGTCGGATCGTAGAAGGGGTGCACCGCCGACGAGCGTAAGCACCGGCATCGACGCAGCGACCCGGCGCGGGCCGTGAGAAGAGTGCGTTCTCCGTCTCGAGGGGGATCCGCGAGGCGGTGGCGCGCTCATAGGCTCGCGGCATGAGCGACCAGAAGCAGTCCTGGAACTCGACGTACGTGGCCGTGGCGATCCCGTTCCTCGCGATCGCGGTCACGTTCTGGCTGACGATGGACAACATCGCCGTCGCACTGCCGTTCTTCGTGCTCGCGATGAGCTTCTTCGTCATCGGCATGACATCCAAGGGCGGCGAGTCCGGCGAGTCGGACAAGCCAGCCGACACCGAGAAGGAGTGACGCGCGTTCAGTCCTCCGGCACGAGAGTGCCCTGATGGAAGAGCATGCGCGGCGTCCCGTCCGACACGACCCACAACGACGAGTGACGACTGACGGTCGTCGCCGCGCGCAGGCGGTACGTCACGAGCACGGTGTCGGGCGCGACATCGACGAACCGCCACTCGTCCGACGACGGGGTCTCCCGCAGACCTTCCGCCGCGAGTGACTCGAGGATCTCCGTTCGTGTCCAGTGGCATCCGGAGCGCCCGATCTCGGTGAAGTCAGGATGCAGCAGTCTCGCCGCCGCATCCCGATCACCGCGGATCTCACTCGAGAGCAGGGCCGTCTCCGCCGCTTGGATCACCGCGAAGCGTTCGTCTGAATCCGCCATGGCGAGAATCTAGCCCCGGCTGACACCCGCCGGGTCGTCGGCGAAGCGCGCGACGAGGTCGTACGCCTCGCGCGCCTCCCGCGTCCAGGAGGCGCCCGGGTACACG
Protein-coding sequences here:
- a CDS encoding response regulator transcription factor, producing the protein MSITVLIADDQAMVRAGFAALLDAQDGIRVVGQAADGQEAVALAARLDPDVILMDVRMPQLDGIAATRRILGPAYPAAHVPRILMLTTFDIDDYVYDALQAGASGFLLKDALPEELVQAVRVVAAGDALLSPRVTRRLISQFATQKPRAPRGGAQLAELTDREREVLVLLAKGMSNTEIASELFIAEQTVKTHVGKLLGKIGARDRVQAVIFAYDAGLAEPAS
- a CDS encoding tRNA-dihydrouridine synthase — translated: MHPFYDPTLTYEQNYARGPFGAFAEPATDAAPPAPGNSFLGRAVGTPFGIPAGPLLNARFVAAAFAHGYDLAVYKTVRTRAHSSNPFPNVLAVHVDGDLTRDAGTVRADGEFTEPLSISNSFGVPSRDPDVWQPDMAAAVAAAGDGQLLIGSFQGTRGSGGELALVADHLRAARLVVETGAAVLELNLSCPNEGAASLLCFDTPRVRRILAVVKDEIGDVPLLVKLAYFDSDAALERFVDATAEFVAGYAAVNTIPARLVTASGTPALGPGRESAGVCGAAIRWAGLEMTCRLARIRALRDADFAIVGAGGVTSPADYLAYRQAGADAVMSATGAMWHPHLAREVARVAAG
- a CDS encoding VOC family protein — encoded protein: MDITIHSSFLPHTDPEASLAFYRDVLEFEVRLDVGYEQMRWITVGPAGQPSTAIVLHPASVGRDLSDEEQEFLLALIAKGSYFGVNLATDDLDAVFARVEASGADIVQEPIEQDYGLRDAAFRDPAGNLIRIQQNKEQQA
- a CDS encoding DedA family protein, coding for MDVVTDLILQAAASPWLLPVMFAAAVIDGFFPPMPSETVLVAAAAVAAATGDVPTLVALCLVAALGAAIGDNIAYAIGGRVGTSRYGWMRRPRVAGAFERARAAFTTRGAPLILGARYIPVGRVAVNMSAGALGYPWRRFAPLSVVAGVSWALYSVVIGTLAGQWLGDQPVLSAVIGVVLALGVGIVIDRIAALRRRARDVAETIAHEPASATLRA
- a CDS encoding VIT family protein, with the protein product MSESADYGVHPDEPHRQGLSQRLNWLRAGVLGANDGIVSTAAVVVGVAGATSEVAPVFLAGTAALVGGAISMALGEYVSVSSQRDSERALIAKETRELREQPDEEFEELIGLYRAQGLSEETATRVATELTAKDALKAHLSAELHIDADDVVSPWHAALASAIAFFVGALLPMATILLAPHPLRIALTFIAVLIALAVTGYVAAWIGGANRPRAIARTVIGGALALVATYAVGSLFGTTVG
- a CDS encoding sensor histidine kinase, producing the protein MTEIPRSAPRTRSQILGLVALAVTGVALFSVLVPLHAVFYGTALPLAMLLGAGVCAAPWISITRPRTAIAVFGVTAFVLPLTVTVPHDGAWPWPWSVPAMIAFLVFVLVITTLHGWRLGRWPWAIGNLGSLVAPLVIADAAPAATANLIVTASISTAVLLIGVLLAGRIRLNEQLTRERELTASEQSRRMLVEERTRIARELHDVLAHSMSVIQVQASTARYRLADLSEQTVQEFDDIAASARASLGEMRRLLGVLRTEGQAPELAPQQGMADIPDLVESVRRAGVQVGLSLAVMTTPPPAGVQIAAYRIVQEALSNAVRHAPGAVIEVRVEARDGQVTIRVHNTTSPEQTVDASGAGHGLRGIRERVALLGGTVTVGADPAGGWTVAATLPTAGEESP
- a CDS encoding acyltransferase; its protein translation is MVITLTAPRTATASAAGRDTGIDLARAICVVIVVLLHAVMVGVTVTPAGPVFANAAEGTAWFAPLTWVAQIMPLFFVIGGYAGALAYRRMRRTGGTAGAFVAARVHRLLVPALLTFAVVAVALAALLAAGVDGELVRIAGFRYAQPLWFLAVFLLCQALLPALLAAHERAPLRTILLLVAAAGAVDAMRAATGIDAIGMLNLAFVWLALQQLGFVMADGTIDALRRRTRVGIGVVAVAVLAASMVGGVFSPDLYENLNPPTVALLLVGTAQTALLSLLRAPLAAASRRPAVAAFTGFVTARTMTIYLWHMPVLLAMAGASALVALTTGLELPDPSSPAWWLTRVPWFVVALSLTAVVAWALAGLERRRMPRPTASVAHICHAVLLGLAAIVLLLAAGTSVLTAIAAIALGLCALARIRAGAPGPDRVLTAG
- a CDS encoding nuclear transport factor 2 family protein, with amino-acid sequence MADSDERFAVIQAAETALLSSEIRGDRDAAARLLHPDFTEIGRSGCHWTRTEILESLAAEGLRETPSSDEWRFVDVAPDTVLVTYRLRAATTVSRHSSLWVVSDGTPRMLFHQGTLVPED